CGAGCCTGCGATCCGCGATGATCGAAGTGCGTATTCCAAAAGGTGAACGTGTGGCCCGACTGCTTGTCACGCAGCTTGACCCACGATGCGATCCGCGGCAGCGATGAGTCCCAACTGACCGATCCAATTTTCTCGGGGGTCTCGCTCAGTGCGATGCTTCCCTGGTCGAGCAGTTCAAACCGCGACTTGCGATAGAAGATGGCGCATTCTTCCCCGGTGGTTCCTTCCCCTTCGCGACTGACCGCATAGCAGCCGTACTGCGGCAGCTTTTCGCGGATATACGCCTCTTGAAACGGCAGGCACTCTTGCGTCCCCAGCAGGTCGGGATCGTAACGCTCGATTGCTTCGATCACCAGCGTTTTGCGGTTGTTCCAGTGGTTTTCGCCATCTTGAGCCGATCCATAGCGGATGTTAAACGTCATCACACGCAGCGACTGGTCGGGGGCAGCGCTCATCGCAAATGCAGGAAAAAGAGGCGATAACGCGAAACAGACGAGGGAAAAAAGTCGTAACACAGGCGGGAACTCCGGAGGTGGGGCGAAGCCAACGACTATCTATAAGAACAGCAAGTTGCCGGTTGGGCAAACTGGGCGGCGAAAAATGTGGGGGAGAGCCCCCCAAAAAAAGCTTGATGGTTATCAATCGACGCCGCCCGCGATAGAATCGTCATTGTCTGCCGCGGCGTAGCTCTCGCCGCTCTGAAGGAACGCCACTCTTTTCGCCTGGGAGGGAATGATGAGCGATCGCCGCTTCGTCCACCTGCACTGCCACACGCACTATAGCCTCCTGGATGGAGCGGGGTCGATTCCGCGATTGGTCGGTCGGGCGAAAGATCACGGCATGAACGCTCTGGCGATCACCGACCACGGCAATCTGCATGGTGCGCTGCAGTTCTATCGCGCGTGCAAATCAAACGATATCAACCCGGTAATCGGGTACGAGGCGTACATCGCCCCCGGCAGCCGGTTTGAGAAGTCAGGCAGCCAACGCGACTCGAATTATCACTTGACCCTGCTTGCGCAAAACAAGATTGGTTTTCGCAATTTGGTCAAGCTGTCGTCGGCGGCGTATCTCGAAGGTTTTTACTTCAAGCCACGCATCGATAAAGAGCTGCTCGAAAAATATAGCGAAGGAATCATCTGCCTCAGCGGTTGCGTCAGCAGCGAGTTCTCCAAAACGATCTTGCGCGGAACGTCGACCGAAGAGTTGGAAAAAGAAGGCGCGAATGTCGCTTCATGGTTCCAGCGCGTCTTCAAAGATCGCTACTTTGTCGAGATCATGAACAACGGCCTCGACATTCAGCGGATGCAGTTGGAAGGCGCCGTCGATATCGCCAATAAGATCGGCGTGCCGTTGGTGGCGACCAGCGATACGCACTACGTCGACCAAGAAGACGCCGAAGCGCAAGACGTGATGTTGTGCATCAATACCGGCAAATTCCGGACTGACACCAACCGGATGCGGATGGAGAACGACCAGTTCTTCTTGCGCTCGCAAGAGCAGATGTACGCCGACTTTCCCCGACTAGAACACGCGGTCGCGCGCAGTCAGGAAATCGCCGATACGGTCGACCTCGACCTGGAGTTAGGCAAGCGTCACTTTCCGACATACACGTTGCCTCCCGAGAAAACGGCCGATGGTTATCTGCGTGAGCTCTGTATTCAGGGGCTGAAAGAACGATATGAGGGAAACGAAGAGATGCTCCCCGGCGGCGAACTGTCGGAAGTGGTCATGGCCCGCTTGGATCGCGAACTGGGCGTGATCAGCCGGCTCGGGTTCCCCAACTACTTTTTGATCGTGTGGGACTTTGTGGTCGAGGCCCGCAAGCAAAACATTCCGGCCACCGCGCGTGGTAGCGGCGTCGGCGCGATTGTCTGCTATGCGCTTTATATGAGCCATGTTTGCCCGATCAAGTATGACTTGCTGTTCGAGCGGTTTTTAGATGAGAACCGCCTGGAAGCGCCGGATATCGATATCGATTTTGACAAAGAGCGCCGCGGACTCGTCATTCGGTACGTAAAAGATAAGTACGGCGAAGACAACGTCGCACAGATCGGCACGTTCGGAACGCTGGCGGCTCGCGCTGCGATCAAAGACGTGGGGCGTGCGCTGGGTCTGCCTCTGGATCGCGTGAATGCGATTACCGGCATGGTGCCGGAGACGCTGGGCATCAAGCTGAAGACGGCGATCGAAACCAGTGAAGAGCTAAAGCAGGCCTACGAAAACGACGGTGAAGCGCGCGAAGTTTTGAGCCTGGCGATGAAGATCGAGGGCCTGGCTCGCAACGTTGGTACGCATGCCGCCGCGGTGGTGATCGCCGATCGTCCGCTGACCGAATATGTTCCTCTATGCCGCGTGACCGGCAAAGAAGACTTGATCACGCAGTGGTCAATGAACGACGTCGAAGACGCCGGTCTGTTGAAGATGGACTTCCTAGGGCTGCGCAACTTGACGATCTTGCGCAACGCGATCGATCTGATCGAGGCACGAGAAGGAAAGCCGTTCGACATTCATAAGATGCCGCTCGACGATGAAGAGACGTTCGCGCTGCTGCGCCGTGGTGAAACCAAGGGTGTGTTCCAGCTCGAAAGCGGCGGTATTCGCGACCTGCTGCGGCGCATGAAGCCCGATAGTTTTCTGGACATCATCGCGACCAATGCGCTGTACCGTCCCGGTCCGTTGGAAGGGGGCATGGTCGATGAGTACATCGAAGTGAAAAACGGTCGCAAAGCGGCTGAGTACAAACACGAAGTGTTAGAAGAGATCTTGGAAGAGACCAACGGGGTGATGGTCTACCAGGAACAGGTGATGCGGATTTTGAATCGTCTCGGCGACATTCCGCTCGCCAAAGCGTACACCTGTATTAAGGCGATCAGCAAAAAGAAAGAGTCGCTGATTCAGCAGAACCGCGAACAGTTCATGATCGGCGCGGTCGAGAAAGGCTTGACGAAGAAAGAGGCCGAAGAATTTTGGGAGATGATCGTCAAGTTCGCCGGGTACGGCTTTAACAAAAGCCACTCGACGGCCTATGCGCTGGTCGCCTATCAAACGGCTTACTTGAAGTCGCATTATCCCAAAGAGTTTATGGCGGCTCTCCTCTCGGGCGACATCTCGGGGCGCAATTTCAAGACCAAAGATTCGCTTGTCGAGCATATGGAAGACTCGGAGCGAATGGAGATCGAGGTCGTTGCGCCGGACGTGAACACTTCGGATGTTCAATTCGCGGTCGTCGAAGGCAAGATTCCGTTTGCGCTGAGCGCCATCAAAGGCTGCGGCGGAGGCGCCGCCGAAGCGATTGTCGCCGCCCGGCGCAAAGATGGCCCCTTCACTGACATCTTCGACTTCTGCGAACGAGTTGACGCCTCTCAATGCAATCGAGCCGCGATCGAAACGTTGATCAAGGCCGGCGCCTTTGACTCGATGTCGCAGAACCGCGCGCAGCTTAGTTCGGTCTTGGACAAGGCGATCCAGTCAGGCGCCGCGGCGCTCGCTGATCGCAAAGCGGGCCAGAAGAATCTGTTCGCCGCCATGGAAGAAGCGTCGGGGGCGGCGGCCAAAGCGGTGAAGCTGCCCGATGTCGAAGAATGGAACGAACGCGAGAAACTGCTTTACGAGAAGGAAGTGCTCGGCTTCTTTCTCACCAGTCACCCGCTGGCCGAATATGGACAATCGTTCGCGATTTACTGCACCCATACGACGACTGACATTCCGCAGATGAAGGACAAGCAGGATGTGGTGATGGGGGGAATGATCACTTCGATCAAGCTGGCCCACACCAAACGCGCTCGGCCAGGCAGCAACAATACGAAGTACGCCAACTTTGACCTGGAAGATGTCAACGGCGCGATCCGCTGCATCATGTGGCCGGAACAATACGCAAATTTGGGAGATCTCGTAAAAACGGAAGCGGTATTTATTATCGAAGGCCGAGTCGACAAACGGGGGGGAGGGGACGACGAGGCGAACTTGATCGTCAACAACCTGGTTCCGATCGAAGACGCCCACTCGCGCTACACCAAAGGAGTCCGAATTCGGATCGACGAAGCACACCACGGCGCCGAGATTTTACCCAGTTTAAACGAGATTTTACGGGCCTATCCCGGCGATTGCGACTTGCAATTGGTGCTGCAATTAAGCGATGGGCACGCGGCGCTGCTGCGGACATCTCGCCGCGTCGACGTCTCACTCGAGATGCGAGATCGGGTCGATCAGCTACTGGGAGAAGGAAACTTCAAACTGATCACCGCTCCGCCGAACTCTCGGCGGCCGAGCAAAAATTAGCGCAAGTCATTTCTCTGAATAGGGTTGCGCCGGAAACGCATCCAATCCTGGCTGATTGCCAAGAAAATCGGCACAGTCGGAGCCTTTTTTGACGATTGCTTGCCTTCCCTATTTTCCCAAATTAAGATCAAAGGGACAGCTTACTTACGGCAATTTGCCCGTAGGTTTGTTGTAACGGCATTGCCGGCTCATCTTTCGTCGCTTGCACCAAAAGCGGCGAGCAATTCGCGCCTACCCTTTCTTGCTGCGTATTTGGACCAAGGATCAGACATGGAATTCCGCTCGACCCGGCTGTATCACCTGCTGCTGGCGACATTCGCCGTCGGATTATTGGTCGCCCCGGCTGCGGCTCAAAACAACGGCGGTAACGGCAACAACAACTTCCAGCAGTCCGGCGTTTACGTCGACGCGCAAGGCGTGTTGCGAATGCAACGTGCCGCTGACCCCTCGGGACAATTGATGCGTCAACGTTTGGCTGCAGCCAACGCATCGCAGTCTCCTGAACTAAGAAAAGCGAGCGGTCTGCGTAAGATCTCGCTGAATCGTCTCGAAAAAGAGCTGGCCAAAGCGACCGATCAAAACAACACGATTCCGGAAGAGATGAAAAATCTCGCTGGCCTCACGCAACTGAAGTACGTCTTCTTCTACCCCGAGTCAGGCGACATTGTGATCGCCGGTCCGGCTGAAGGCTTCGTCACCGATCTCACCGGCCGAGCAATCGGCACAAGCACCGGTCAAGCGGTACTTTCGCTGGACGACTTAATCGTTGCGATGCGAGCCTATGCTCCTGACACCAAGGGAGTCAACTTCGTCGGCGTCTCGATCGATCCGACCGAAGAAGGCTTGAAGAACTATCAACAGTATCTCGCCAGCGTCGGCAGCAACCTCGCCAAGATCAATGTGGCGACCCTGATCCCAGGAATGCAGCAAGCGTTGGGCAAGCAAGATGTAACGGTCACCGGCATTTCGCCAAAGACTAACTTCGCGAAGGTCCTGGTCGAAGCCGACTATCGCATGAAACTGATCGGCATCGGGCTAGAGCGACCTCCGGTTCGCATTCCGAGCTACACCGAAAACTCACGCGGCGGTTCGCGGAACGCTTTGCAGCGTTGGTTTTTCACGCCGAACTACGAATGCGTGAAGATGAGCGACGACGGACTGGCGATGGAACTGGTCGGCGAAGGCGTTCAATTGATCGGCGAAAACGAAATGGTGACCCGTGAAGGGGGTCGTGTCCAAGCCGGCGGCGAAAGTCGCGCCAGCTACATGTTCACGTCGACCTTCACCAAAAAGTACCCGGAACTCGCGAAGCGTTCGCCGGTTTACGCCCAACTGCGTAACCAGATCGACATGCTGATCGCGGCTGCTTACATCCAAGAGTACGACCTGTACGGTCAAGCGAACTGGAACCTGGGGGTCTTTAACGACGAGAGCCGTTACCCGGTCGAAGTCTACAACGCTCCGACTCAGGTTGAGACGGCGGTCAACGCCGTCTGGAAAGGCTCAAAGCTAGTCACCCCGATCGGCGGCGGCGTCTCGATCAAGCCGAAGTTCGCGCTGTTGCCGGAACGTCAGGTGCCCGACGAGAACGGCGCTTTGGAGAAGGAACGAGCCGAAGTGACCGTGCCGGAATTAAAGCCGGGCCAATGGTGGTGGGACTAACGCTCCTTGGCAAAGCTCTAGAAACAAAAAAAGCCGACCATTGGGTCGGCTTTTTTTGTGGCTGAAACTATTCTACGTAGTCTTAAGCGACTGCCAGCAAATGCCTATGTCTATTGAAGAAACCTCTCCGCCCTTCGGTCTTCATTCGACACGAGGATTTAGTCATTCGACATTTACAACGTTTGCATGCTCTAAACCGGCGTCGCCGACTTGTGGGCTTCGAGAAAGGTCGATCGATACTCACGCGGAGTCATTTGTTTGATCTTGCGGAAGCTGCGATTGAAGCTTGAGAGATTGTCGAAGCCTGACTTCAGGCTGACATCCAGAATGCTGTCCCCGGTTTCCATCAGCAAGCGGCAGGCGATGCCGATCCGCAGTTCGCTGACATACTGGGTGACGGTGCGACCGGTGGCTCGCTTGAACATGCGACTGAACGACGAAGGGTTCATGTCGACTTCTTTGCAGATCGCCGCGTGCGAGAGCTCGGGATCTTCCAGGTGTTCGTTGATGTAGTTGCAAGCTTTGTCGATTCGCCAGTCGGAAGCGTGATCGAAGCCAGGCGTATAACCTTCGCTCGCGAGGACTTCGCCCCCTTCTTCGGCCAGCAAATTCAAGCAGTTAAGCAGCGAGATCAGTTGCGTCAGCCCTTGTTGTTCGGGCATGAGCTTCATGATGTCGCCGACGCGCTGGACCGCTTCGGGGCTGTACAACAAACCGCGGCGCGCCTTGTGCAGCATCAGTCGAACATCGTTCAGCTCCGGAGCGTCAAAGAACGTGGAGCCGAGAAAATCGTTACTGAACTGGATGACATAAGCGATATGTCGATCGAACTTTTTGCCAACGAAGTCGTCCGATAGCCAGGTATGCGGCAGATTCTCACCAGAAAGGACCAGGTCGCCTGGAGTGTAGCGAGCGACATGATCACCCACAAGCCGCGTCCCTGTACCGTAGGGAACGAAGGTGATCTCGAGTTCCGGATGCCGATGCCACTTCGCTGGCGTCTCTAACGCCGAACGTTCAAAACAGCGAAATGAATGCCCTGGCGGCGGAACGAGTTTTTCAAATGCAATCGTCACGGCAGCTGTCTACGCATGGGTTTGCGATTTTTGGGGCTCTCTTTTAAGATAGCCAGACTGGGCATGTATGCACACGCTATCTTGGTTTTTTAGGCAAATTGCGCGTGAATTTGCCCACTTTTGCGGAAAATTACTCTCGTGCGCCGGATCTATGGCCCCCGTTAGGGGCAATATCGACCACCGTTCTTCGCGGCGGCGCCAGCGATTCTTCCCCCCGATGACGCCAAAATTGGCCGGGTCGGATCCCTGCGACGGCATCTCCCGCGGCGACTTTGCCGGTCTCAAATAAGTTGCACGCAGCGCGGTAGAGGAGCGGCGCGACCAACTGAGCGTCGATACCACGAAAGTGACACTGCACGTCGGGAATTCCCAAGGGGGTCAAGCCGACGCTGTCGACGAGCGTGTCTTGAAACGAAGCGTCAGCGCCATCTTCATATTCGACGACTCGAAACTGGCGGATATGAATCGCGCCGGGGGCGAGCCAGGGATGCTCTTCCAGCGAATCAACCGACGCAAGGAAATCATCCGGGGAAACAAAGGACCGCGATGATGTCCAAAAGATCGCGTCACAGGGTGCGGATTGCAAAATTGCGGCGACGATATGTTGGATCATGCGCAACCGCCGCGCCGCAGGCATTCGCGCTGCGCGAACATCCGCAATCTGAATTTCAAATTTGCAGTCCGCGACGACCTGCCGCGCTTCTAGCCAATTCCAAGTTTGCTCCAGCGCTTCGCTCCAAGCTTCGTCGCGCGTTTCGCTGTCCAAAGGCGCGGGACTCGCAATCCACTGCGCTTTTTCGTACAGAGGCGCCGAACGGACGAAAGCGAGCATCCCTTCGTCACGGTCTCCATCCAAAGGAGCAACATCCGGTGCGTGCTTCTCTAGCTTCGCAAGAATGGCGGCTTTGGAAGGCGCAGGACGCGATCGGTAGAGCAGGCGAACAACGTACGCTTTGGCGGCTTCCAACGTCGTAATTCCTAAGGGGAAATAAGGGGGCGAACTTCGGCGAAAAGAAGCGAAAGACGGCATGTCCAGTCAACCCAATCAACCCGCTTCATTGTAGACGAATCGTTCGCGCATCGCGAATTTCGCTGGCGAAATCTAAGGAGGGTAGCGAGGCGAAAAGATCGCTTCTGAAGGGAATATCGGATGATAGATACGTTCGCTTGCGCTTATAATGCAGTCACGCCTTGTCCCTGATCACTGTCGTCGAAGCCGTTTTCGTTTGCGACTAACAACCGCATTTCAACTCCCATCGTTAGCAGGAGGATGAACGATGACAGATCAAACTGTTCGACTTGATTTTCATGCGTTGGTGATGGAGCATGATCTGCTCCGTGATATTCTGGGCGTCCTCTCTGCGGACGACAATGGACGAACCGACTGGAACTCGCTGCCTGCGATGTTCGATGAACTCTACGATCGGCTCAACGAACATTTTTTGGCGGAAGAGCATGGAGGATACATGAACGATGCGCTTCGCCGAGCGCCTCATTTAGCGGAAGAAGCCGCGCGTTTGGCCGGCGAACATCCGATGTTTTTGGTCGAAATCCAAGAGTGTCGCAAAGAGGCCGAGGATCAATCGGCGCCCTACAGCGCTGATTTGCGAGGTCGATTCCGGAAGTTCACCGAACGGTACTTCCATCACGAGCACCATGAGAACTCGCTCGTGCAACGTGCGTTTGACATCGATATCGGAGTCGGTGATTAGTTCCTTTAGCTCCGCTGCCAGGCCAACCACTTTTGAAACACCGTTTTCACCAAGGGAGAGAGTTTTGTGCGGCGATATTGATCGGCGATCCGTTTCAAAACTTCGACCTGAGTCGGATAGCAATGGATAACGTCGGCCAGCGTATCTAACGAGCGGTGGGTCGACATCAACAAAGTGATTTCACTGATCATTTCGCCTGCATGAGGCGCTACAATCGTCGCTCCGACCACTTTGCCTGATCCGCGGCGCGTATGGACCACGGCGAATCCTGCGGTTTCGCCGTCAACGGCCGCTCGATCGACTCCTTTCATCTCTTCGCGATAGCTATCGATCTGTAAGCCTTGCTCCTGCGCTTGGGCCGGAGTCATGCCGACATGAGCGACCTCGGGATCGCTATATGTCGTGCGCGGCATGATCATGCTTGAAAGCCGCGCATTGCCATAGAAAAGGGCGTTTCGCAAACAAGCTCGCGCCATTGCGTCGGCTGCGTGCGTAAACTGATAACTGCCGGCGATATCGCCGGCCGCAAAAATTTGCGGGTTGGTCGTCTGTAAACGGTCGTTGACGATCACCCCTTTCTTGTTGAACTCGACGCCGGCCTTGTCCAAGTCGAGCCCTTCGACGTTTGGCCTGCGACCGAGAGCGACCAGGATCGCGTCGACTTCGAGAGTCTTCGATTCGCCTTCCCCTTCAATCGTCACCCGCGTCACGTCCCCGACTCTTTCGACATGCGTCGCCAAATGATTCAAGTAGAGCTGAACGCCTTCGCGCATCAGTTGTTGTCGCACTACTTCGCTGGCGCTCGGATCTTCGCGCGAGAGGATCCGCGACTGACGCTCGATTCCGTGGACTTTGCTGCCAAAGCGGCCAAACGTCTGCGCCATTTCGGTTCCGATGGGTCCCATGCCGAGCACCGCGAGTCGCTTCGGCAACTTGGTCAGCGAAAAGATCGTTTCGTTGGTCAGATAGCCAGACTCTTCCAGTCCGGGGATCGGCGGAACCTGGGGGCGACCTCCGGTAGCGATGACGCAGCGAGCGAACTTGAGCGTCTGGCCAGCGACTTTAACGGCGTCTGGCGCTACAAACTTCGCACCGCCCAAATAAACGTCGACCCCCATGCCTGCAAAGCGCCGCGCCGCGTCATGGCGTGAGATTTCGGCGCGAACGCGACGCATCCGCTCCATGACATGCTCAAACTCGACGCGCGGATCGCAAACTGGATTGACTCCGTAGGAGGGCGCCGTCGCAAACGCATGCGCCGCTCGAGCGGAGCGGATCAAAGTTTTGCTCGGCACGCAGCCATAGTTCAAGCAGTCCCCACCAAGCAACTTGCGCTCGATCAGCGCCGACGTTCCTCCGAGCCCCGCCGCGCCGAGCGCTGAAATGATTCCGGCCGATCCGCCTCCGATCGCGATCAGGTTGTACCTGCCGCTGGGGATGGGATTGCTCCAATCATCGGGATGGACATGTTTCACCAGCGCCGCATTGTGTTCGTCGTCAGGAAGCATTTCGAACGAAGTCATGAGCGAGTACGATCTGGCTAAAAGGGAAGATGGCGGCGCTCTGCTGCGCTCGGTACAGAAATTATGGTACCCCATTGGACCTGCGTCGGCTGCAACCATAAAAAAAGCCGGCGTCTTTTCAAAGACGTCGGCTGGTTGCGAAGTTGCGATGCTGGCTCGTGGGGCTCTTTGTGCAGCGCCATCCGTCCCTGAGCGCTTGCGGCCGAAGGTTCTTAGGGAACGCTCGGCCTTGCGCCATGTTCTTCTCGCGTCATCGCGGGAAGAGCATGTCTTCCGACTTGACGCCCAACTTGGGCGCCAGGTTTTGTACAATACTAGGCGATCAGTTCTTTGATCACTTTGCCGCCGTTGGCGATTTTCATCGGGCGGCCATTTTTGCTGGTGAAGGTCGTTTCGAGCGATATGCCCATCGCTCGGCAAACGGTCGCCATCATGTCTTCGGCCGAGTAAGGTTCGGTCTCAACGCGGGTACCGTCGGCGCTCGTTTCACCCACCGCGATGCCGCCGTTGATGCCGCCGCCGCCGACAACCGTGCTCCAACTGCGGGCCCAGTGGTCACGGCCGGTGTTGCCGTTGATCCGCGGGGTGCGGCTGAATTCGCCCATCCAAACGATGGTCGTGTCTTGCAACAGACCGCGTTGCTCCAGGTCGGTGACCAGGGCCGACATCGCCTGGTCCATGACCGGCAGTTTGTTGTCGGCCAAGGTGTTGAAGATGTTGGTATGGTTGTCCCAACCGCCCAGGTCGACTTCGATGAACGGCACGCCGGCTTCGACCAGACGACGAGCGAGCAGGCAGCCTTGGCCGAAGCCGTTCGTGCCGTACATCTCTTTCATCGCTTCCGGTTCTTCGGTGACGCGGAACGCTTTCATCTGTTCGCTGGTCATCAAGTTGACCGTCTTGTTCAAGATCTTGGCGTGATCTTCGGCGGCCGGTCCGCGACGCTGATTGATGAAACCGTTTTCGACCAGCTTCAACATTTCGAGCCGCTTGCCGAGGGTCCCTTCGCTCATGCCGGCCATCTTCAGGTTGCGCACCTGACCGTTGCTGCTGACGGTGAACGGCGCCCAGCTCATGCCGAGGAAGCCAGGCCCGACGCTGCCGCCGCCGACCGAAACGAACGGCGGAATTTCGAGGTAAGGACGTTGGTCGAACAGCTCATGCGCGACGACCGAACCATAGCCGGGGTGCTCGATGTTCGGGTTCGGGACGTAGCCGGTGTGCATGTAATAACGACCGCGACCATGATCGGCTTCGCGGGTGCTCATCGAGCGGACGACCGACAGATTTTTCATGATCTTGGCGGTCTTCGGCATGTGTTCGCAAATTTGCAAATCGCCGGAAGTCGAGATCGGGCGAAACGGCCCGCCGGTATTGGCGCCCGGCTTGAGATCCCAAATATCCATGGTGCTGGGCCCGCCCCCCATCCAAAGCATGATGCAGCTTTTGCCGCGGCTGGTCAGATCGGCGGCGTTAGCGCGAATCGCGTTGCCCATCATCATCGCCGGAGCGACCATGGCCGAAGCGCCGGCCATATGCTTCATAAAGTGACGTCGCGACATCCCAGTGGGAATGGACATAGTTCTCTCCGATTAGAAAAAGGGCGATTTGCCTTGCTTGGAATTCGTTTAGTGATCGAGCAAAAACTCGTTACTGTTCAATAGAGCCCACCAGATATCTTGCAACGCGGCAGGCATTTCATCTTGGCGAGCGGTCAAAATCTGGCCGATCGCTTTTCGTTCGCGACCGTTCGGCTTGCGAGCCAAAGAGGCCAAAAACAGGTGATCGATTTTTTCGCTGGGGGACATGTTGCTGTGGATGACGCTCTTCAGCACGCCGGAATCAAGACGCGTCGCTTTCTCCATCAAGCGACCGTTCATCATTTCCAACGACTGAGCGTAAGAGCCTTCCAGAGCGTG
The nucleotide sequence above comes from Blastopirellula sp. J2-11. Encoded proteins:
- a CDS encoding DUF1501 domain-containing protein — translated: MSIPTGMSRRHFMKHMAGASAMVAPAMMMGNAIRANAADLTSRGKSCIMLWMGGGPSTMDIWDLKPGANTGGPFRPISTSGDLQICEHMPKTAKIMKNLSVVRSMSTREADHGRGRYYMHTGYVPNPNIEHPGYGSVVAHELFDQRPYLEIPPFVSVGGGSVGPGFLGMSWAPFTVSSNGQVRNLKMAGMSEGTLGKRLEMLKLVENGFINQRRGPAAEDHAKILNKTVNLMTSEQMKAFRVTEEPEAMKEMYGTNGFGQGCLLARRLVEAGVPFIEVDLGGWDNHTNIFNTLADNKLPVMDQAMSALVTDLEQRGLLQDTTIVWMGEFSRTPRINGNTGRDHWARSWSTVVGGGGINGGIAVGETSADGTRVETEPYSAEDMMATVCRAMGISLETTFTSKNGRPMKIANGGKVIKELIA